The Nocardioides salarius genome includes a region encoding these proteins:
- a CDS encoding cysteine desulfurase gives MKGLLPDLEVIRKDFPILERTLADGRPLVYLDSANTSQKPQCVIDAMVDHLEHHNANVARAMHQLGAEASEAFEAGRDKVAAFIGAPSRDEVIFTKNASEALNLVANTLLWAGPRRVGEGDVVVTTEMEHHSNIVPWQMLAERSGAELKWFTFTDEGHLDLSQVDELITERTKVVTLTWVSNMLGTINPIAEITRRAHAVGALVVVDASQAAPQLPIDLAAMPEAERPDLVAFTGHKVVGPTGIGVLWGSREVLEQLPPFLGGGEMIETVRMEGSTYAGIPHKFEAGTPPIVEAVGLGAAVDYLGAVGMEAIHAHEQAITRYALEGMQSVKGLRVLGPLDATQRGGAVSFEIEGLHPHDVSQVLDVRGVAVRAGHHCARPAHARFGVQSSTRMSSYLYTTPAEIDAFVDALNYTRSYFKLD, from the coding sequence ATGAAGGGCCTCCTGCCCGACCTCGAGGTGATCCGCAAGGACTTCCCGATCCTCGAGCGCACCCTCGCCGACGGTCGCCCGCTGGTCTACCTCGACAGCGCGAACACCTCGCAGAAGCCGCAGTGCGTGATCGACGCGATGGTCGACCACCTCGAGCACCACAACGCCAACGTGGCCCGGGCGATGCACCAGCTCGGCGCCGAGGCGTCCGAGGCGTTCGAGGCCGGCCGCGACAAGGTGGCGGCCTTCATCGGCGCCCCCAGCCGCGACGAGGTGATCTTCACCAAGAACGCCTCCGAGGCGCTCAACCTGGTCGCCAACACGCTGCTGTGGGCCGGTCCGCGCCGCGTGGGCGAGGGCGACGTCGTGGTCACCACGGAGATGGAGCACCACTCCAACATCGTGCCGTGGCAGATGCTGGCCGAGCGCAGCGGCGCTGAGCTGAAGTGGTTCACCTTCACCGACGAGGGCCACCTCGACCTGTCCCAGGTCGACGAGCTGATCACCGAGCGCACCAAGGTGGTGACCCTGACCTGGGTCTCCAACATGCTCGGCACGATCAACCCGATCGCCGAGATCACCCGGCGCGCCCACGCGGTGGGCGCCCTGGTGGTCGTCGACGCCTCGCAGGCCGCGCCCCAGCTGCCGATCGACCTGGCAGCCATGCCCGAGGCCGAGCGGCCCGACCTGGTCGCCTTCACCGGCCACAAGGTCGTCGGGCCCACCGGCATCGGCGTGCTGTGGGGCAGCCGTGAGGTGCTCGAGCAGCTGCCGCCGTTCCTCGGTGGCGGCGAGATGATCGAGACCGTGCGGATGGAGGGGTCGACGTACGCCGGCATCCCGCACAAGTTCGAGGCCGGCACGCCCCCGATCGTCGAGGCCGTGGGCCTCGGCGCGGCCGTCGACTACCTCGGCGCCGTGGGCATGGAGGCGATCCACGCCCACGAGCAGGCCATCACGCGCTACGCCCTCGAGGGCATGCAGAGCGTGAAGGGACTGCGCGTGCTGGGCCCGCTCGACGCCACCCAGCGCGGGGGAGCGGTCTCGTTCGAGATCGAGGGCCTGCACCCGCACGACGTCTCACAGGTCCTCGACGTGCGCGGGGTCGCGGTGCGGGCCGGGCACCACTGCGCCCGTCCGGCGCACGCCCGCTTCGGGGTGCAGAGCTCGACCCGGATGTCGTCGTACCTCTACACGACCCCGGCCGAGATCGATGCGTTCGTGGACGCGCTGAACTACACCCGTTCGTACTTCAAGCTCGACTGA
- the sufU gene encoding Fe-S cluster assembly sulfur transfer protein SufU, giving the protein MSAELDSLYQEIILDHYKNPHHKGLREPFEAEVHHVNPTCGDEITLRVHLADGVVQDVSYDSVGCSISQASTSVMADLVIGKPVDEAMSIHEEFLALMQGKGTVEPDEEVLEDGIAFAGVAKFPARVKCALLSWMAWKDATARSLEESRG; this is encoded by the coding sequence ATGAGCGCCGAGCTCGACTCGCTGTACCAGGAGATCATCCTGGACCACTACAAGAACCCGCACCACAAGGGCCTGCGTGAGCCCTTCGAGGCCGAGGTCCACCACGTGAACCCGACCTGCGGTGACGAGATCACCCTGCGGGTCCACCTCGCCGACGGCGTCGTGCAGGACGTGTCCTACGACTCCGTGGGCTGCTCGATCTCCCAGGCCTCCACCTCGGTGATGGCCGATCTCGTCATCGGCAAGCCGGTCGACGAGGCGATGAGCATCCACGAGGAGTTCCTGGCCCTGATGCAGGGCAAGGGCACCGTGGAGCCCGACGAGGAGGTGCTGGAGGACGGCATCGCCTTCGCCGGCGTCGCCAAGTTCCCTGCGCGCGTCAAGTGCGCGCTACTGTCGTGGATGGCCTGGAAGGACGCCACCGCCCGATCCCTGGAGGAATCCCGTGGCTGA
- a CDS encoding metal-sulfur cluster assembly factor, with protein sequence MPEVPQAGTGPTGTAAPGASVSIEDVEEAMKDVVDPELGINVVDLGLVYGLHVDEDTNLVIDMTLTSAACPLTDVITDQTEQALEGLVNDVAINWVWMPPWGPDKITPDGREQLRALGFNV encoded by the coding sequence CTGCCCGAGGTCCCGCAGGCCGGCACCGGCCCGACCGGCACTGCCGCCCCCGGCGCCTCGGTGAGCATCGAGGACGTCGAGGAGGCGATGAAGGACGTCGTCGACCCCGAGCTCGGCATCAACGTCGTCGACCTGGGCCTGGTCTACGGCCTGCACGTCGACGAGGACACCAACCTGGTCATCGACATGACCCTGACCTCGGCGGCCTGCCCGCTGACCGACGTCATCACCGACCAGACCGAGCAGGCCCTCGAGGGCCTGGTCAACGACGTGGCCATCAACTGGGTCTGGATGCCGCCCTGGGGCCCCGACAAGATCACCCCCGACGGCCGCGAGCAGCTG